Proteins encoded together in one Desulfovibrio sp. UCD-KL4C window:
- the rnhA gene encoding ribonuclease HI: MHTPICIYTDGSCLGNQFDNACGGYGAIMQINGDTIELAQGYSCTTNNRMELRAVIAALKVISTPSLITIMSDSKYVVEAFKQGWIDKWNTNGWKKSNRKPVENQDLWKEMLETLHSHNVEWLWVKGHSGNSFNERADHLACIAAASDNMLEDVGLTTATIVHKY; encoded by the coding sequence TTTGATAATGCTTGCGGTGGCTATGGAGCCATTATGCAGATAAACGGTGACACAATAGAACTTGCCCAAGGATACTCATGCACAACTAATAATAGAATGGAATTACGAGCAGTTATTGCAGCGCTAAAAGTAATCTCTACACCAAGTTTAATCACGATTATGTCAGACTCTAAATATGTAGTTGAAGCCTTCAAACAAGGCTGGATTGACAAATGGAATACTAACGGATGGAAAAAAAGCAACCGAAAGCCTGTCGAAAACCAAGACTTGTGGAAAGAAATGCTTGAAACTCTCCATAGTCACAATGTGGAATGGCTGTGGGTTAAAGGTCACAGTGGTAACAGTTTTAACGAACGCGCAGACCATTTGGCTTGCATAGCTGCAGCCAGCGACAATATGCTTGAGGATGTAGGACTGACGACTGCTACTATCGTACATAAATATTAA